The following nucleotide sequence is from Vibrio rumoiensis.
TAACCCTTCATTTTCCACTGAACCCAACTTACTCAGTATTTCTGCTTTTGTAGCGCGATGGCCGCGCATTAGAAGAGCATCCAGCAGGTAGCCAGTGAACACCTCTTTACTCGGCATACGGTCAAGCAATTCAACATACTGCTCGTCTGTAAGGTTGTGGATCTCACAATACGTTTCCACCGCCTTTTCATAGGCTTCATTGTAGCCATGAGTAGAAACCCGGAAAGCAATATCCCCATTGCCGTAACCTGGCTTTGTGACGAGAAAACAAGGTGTAAAGTAGGTTCTCTTCCCCCCCATCCGACTCCTGTTCTCGATACCGATGTAAGCTCTCAACCCATCAGCAATGATGTTTGGCCCGGAGTTGCGTCGCCGCTTACAAGTCTTGTTTTGGCGCTTGACCTCTTCTGCCTCAGCTTCCCACTTTCGGTCCAAGCTGTAGGCCAGCCGGTGAGCGGTGGCGTAGGAATACTCTCTCAAGGAGAAATATTCCTGCCGGTAATCATCCGCCACGCCAACTGTTCGTGCGACACGGAACCCGACGAAACCGGCATCATGGGTTCCCTCGCCGTAGTAAATGACTGCCATTATCTACCTTCCTTACTTCTGATACCGTGCTGCACCACGGTATGGCGACCGCAATTCACATTCAGGTGATCCCGAACTGCGGACATGACCGCTGAATGCAATCTGTAATCCACACTCTGCCCAAGCGTTTCTGTCGCTTGTTCTTTTGCCATCCACGACACATCAAAGCTCTCAGGAATCGACATCAGCTCTTGAACCTAATCGACCGATGGCTTGTAAATGCGTCCGCCGTCTTGGATGTACACTGCGTCTTTGACCCCACGGTCCTGAGACTTGAGAATGGTCGGGCAACTGATACTTTCTCTCGTCAAGAATGCTGGCATCCTACGAGATGTTGACTCTCTGGCCTGAATTGACTTTAACCCTGTCACGTCTGTGCAATCTCCAAGGTGTTTCTCGATCACGGGCCACAGCCGTCCACCAGCTCTCTGCTGAGGTTTCGGCGGAACGAATCCGGGGAATACCGACGCCACCATGTAATAGCGCTCTCGTCCCTGGTAAGCCCCGAAATCAAGACCGTTCAAAACCATCTCAGTAAGGAAGTACCCCATACGCCGCAGAGTGGTTCCCATCATCGCACCAGCTCCTGATGATTTGAAATTTGGGACGTTCTCCACCAGCACGACCGCAGGGTTTACTACCTCGATCTGTTTCAATGCCGGATAAACCATGTCGAGCATAGTGGAGAGATCTTGAAGAGAACGCTCCTTGTCTTTTGGGCTCTTTGCGTTCGAGTGGTCGTCACAACCCAGTGAATAGTGAGCCAAGCCAATTGGTGGGCATTCCTCAAGCAAGGCACCGAGGCGATCCAGCTCCAGATGATGAATGTCTTCATTAAGCAAGATACGCGGGGAACTGTTCACCAGCGTGTTAAGCGCATGTACTTCACTCAGATTCCGCCCGGATGCCCTGTCTCTGGCTTCTACTGGACGATGCTCCAAAACAATCTCAGCCTTCCATCCAAGTGACTCCATAACATGAATGTCTACCCCACCAGTTAATGCCACAAAAGCACGAAAAGGGCTGGTTTTTCTGAATCGATCAGCAATAGCAAAGGCTCTGTTTGCGACAGGAGTGAAGACTACTCGGCCTTTCCGCATTTCGACGCGGAAACGCTCTGTATAGCGAGGGAAACACTTATCTATGAGCCCTTGCCCCGAAAACTCAATGACGGTT
It contains:
- a CDS encoding DNA cytosine methyltransferase, which gives rise to MLPIVSPCVVTKQLAFNRVGDKRKVRVSSNFLDVMGFKPGMGIAVEPGERMGGFSVIPASDELQTHQVYQRRYQPKSRSNNPLETVIEFSGQGLIDKCFPRYTERFRVEMRKGRVVFTPVANRAFAIADRFRKTSPFRAFVALTGGVDIHVMESLGWKAEIVLEHRPVEARDRASGRNLSEVHALNTLVNSSPRILLNEDIHHLELDRLGALLEECPPIGLAHYSLGCDDHSNAKSPKDKERSLQDLSTMLDMVYPALKQIEVVNPAVVLVENVPNFKSSGAGAMMGTTLRRMGYFLTEMVLNGLDFGAYQGRERYYMVASVFPGFVPPKPQQRAGGRLWPVIEKHLGDCTDVTGLKSIQARESTSRRMPAFLTRESISCPTILKSQDRGVKDAVYIQDGGRIYKPSVD